The following proteins are encoded in a genomic region of Arachis stenosperma cultivar V10309 chromosome 4, arast.V10309.gnm1.PFL2, whole genome shotgun sequence:
- the LOC130975632 gene encoding S-protein homolog 3-like, producing MAHLARTISVLWLLFITTMVPCFGSDLAVSPETSVAIQNLLEDQENLTVHCKAGDHDVGVHTLKPGENFSYHLRPNITGNTIFNCSFAWNHGICRRFDIYEHDEDNMFTNIKWQIYRDGPSSPDKVL from the coding sequence ATGGCTCATCTTGCTAGAACCATTTCAGTGCTATGGCTTCTTTTTATCACTACTATGGTTCCTTGTTTTGGCAGCGATTTAGCAGTGTCACCGGAGACATCTGTGGCGATCCAGAATCTTCTAGAAGACCAAGAGAATCTAACGGTTCACTGCAAAGCAGGGGATCATGATGTTGGGGTGCACACTCTAAAGCCTGGTGAAAATTTCTCGTACCATTTGAGACCTAATATCACTGGAAACACGATTTTCAATTGCAGCTTTGCATGGAATCATGGTATTTGCCGGCGGTTTGATATATATGAACATGATGAAGACAACATGTTTACGAATATCAAGTGGCAAATTTACAGAGATGGACCCT
- the LOC130975633 gene encoding S-protein homolog 3-like: MAHLARNIFILWLLTMLPFFGNALSRSSEISVAIQNLLEDQVDLTVHCKSRDDDIGVQYLKSGEHFLFHFRPNIFGTTLFYCSFAWEDGVCRRFDIYEYDRDKTYTDITWQIFKEGPCRFIEDDGHDDKHGVDDIICFQWSHDSC; this comes from the coding sequence ATGGCTCATCTTGCTAGAAACATTTTCATCCTATGGCTTCTTACTATGCTTCCATTTTTTGGCAACGCTTTATCAAGGTCATCGGAAATATCTGTGGCAATTCAGAATCTTCTAGAAGACCAGGTCGATCTAACGGTTCATTGCAAATCAAGAGATGATGATATTGGGGTGCAATATCTAAAGTCTGGTGAACATTTCTTGTTCCATTTTAGACCTAATATCTTTGGAACCACACTTTTCTATTGTAGCTTTGCTTGGGAAGATGGTGTTTGCCGTCGGTTTGATATATATGAATATGATAGGGACAAAACTTATACGGATATCACGTGGCAAATATTCAAAGAAGGACCTTGTAGGTTTATTGAAGATGATGGTCATGATGATAAACATGGAGTTGATGACATTATTTGCTTTCAGTGGAGTCACGATTCctgttga
- the LOC130975634 gene encoding uncharacterized protein LOC130975634, translating into MAEEVDVRKLDMNERQQIVDKIYKVSEEDNEKYLIKFRNRLEKSANAYVEAHAPFPYSEPFFGGSLVAYGPQAVGCCGGMHILDLVTRVWVSPECKGTPPSPRESHTVVLVGGYRLVIFGGSGEGRANYLNDLHILELGTMRWTSPELKGEFPVLRDNHSTIAIGNKLIVYGGDSGYQYHGNIDILDMETMTWSKLRIQGSSPGVWAGHAAVNIGTKVYIIRGVGEKRYYNDIWIFDICTCSWTQLYITGQLHGLSTYITTWYAPPNPHSNRHTATSSVQIIDCHLDMKSFLFLAVLLYEVNKISGSVLSVQTSDSRSKKYSGRALCRHGIVAFRVDTRLRKGGPISAGLLEAIEGSQITDNLEQRFYKNLRNENLALMASNNPYIVVLVYSNLRMRNGNNGVTFECEDPILFRTQRVETLSNLKSLILSKLGGTQTRKIERVTYRLLAPMGNEIFRF; encoded by the exons ATGGCAGA GGAGGTTGATGTGAGGAAGCTTGATATGAATGAGAGACAACAGATCGTTGACAAGATCTACAAGGTTTCTGAAGAAGATAACGAGAAGTATTTGATCAAGTTCAGAAATAGACTTGAAAA gtcAGCTAATGCATATGTGGAGG CACATGCTCCTTTTCCTTACAGCGAACCATTTTTCGGTGGTTCATTAGTTGCTTATGGACCGCAGGCTGTT GGCTGCTGTGGAGGGATGCATATTCTTGATCTTGTCACTAGAGTGTGGGTTAGTCCTGAATGCAAAGGGACACCTCCTTCGCCCCGGGAGAGCCACACGGTCGTGCTCGTTGGCGGCTATAGACTAGTGATCTTTGGTGGTAGTGGGGAAGGCAGAGCAAACTATTTGAATGATTTGCACATTCTTGAACTAGGAACCATGAGATGGACTTCCCCTGAGTTGAAAGGTGAATTTCCTGTCCTTAGGGACAATCATAGTACCATTGCCATTGGGAACAAGCTTATTGTATATGGTGGAGATTCAGGTTATCAGTACCATGGAAACATTGATATTCTTGATATGGAAACAATGACTTGGTCTAAA TTGAGAATTCAAGGTTCTTCACCAGGAGTCTGGGCAGGTCATGCTGCAGTAAACATTGGAACCAAG GTCTATATCATTAGAGGGGTTGGAGAAAAACGTTACTATAATgatatttggatctttgatatATGCACTTGTTCATGGACTCAACTCTATATAACTGGTCAACTACATGGACTCAGCACTTATATCACTACATGGTATGCTCCTCCCAACCCCCATAGTAATAGACACACTGCTACTTCTTCTGTGCAAATAATAGATTGCCATTTAGATATGAAATC TTTCCTGTTCTTGGCTGTATTGCTGTATGAGGTTAACAAAATCTCAGGATCAGTGCTTTCAGTTCAAACAAGCGACTCCAGAAGTAAAAAGTATAGTGGGAGAG CTCTCTGCAGACACGGCATAGTTGCCTTCAGGGTTGATACTAGGCTCCGGAAAGGAGGACCTATATCAGCAGGCCTTCTGGAAGCTATTGAAGGATCACAG ATTACTGATAACTTGGAACAAAGATTTTACAAGAATTTACGTAATGAAAACTTG GCATTAATGGCCAGTAATAATCCATACATAGTTGTGCTTGTTTATTCCAATCTTCGTATGAGAAATGGCAACAACGGGGTGACATTTGAGTGTGAGGATCCGATATTGTTTCGCACTCAGCGTGTGGAGACGTTGTCGAATTtgaagagtttgatattgagcaaGCTCGGTGGTACACAAACGAGGAAAATCGAAAGGGTGACGTATAGGTTGCTGGCACCCATGGGTAACGAAATCTTCCGATTTTGA